From Lysobacter auxotrophicus, the proteins below share one genomic window:
- a CDS encoding WGR domain-containing protein — MRLLLQQRPDGREAPRFVQLMLQPDLLGGWTLVRESGQIGGRSTLRREQFLDQASAMAALESARDQQLKRGFQLMFVQGADAPK; from the coding sequence ATGCGACTGCTCCTGCAACAACGGCCCGACGGCCGCGAAGCGCCCCGCTTCGTGCAACTCATGCTCCAGCCCGACCTGCTCGGCGGCTGGACGCTGGTGCGCGAAAGCGGCCAGATCGGCGGACGCAGCACGCTGCGGCGCGAACAGTTCCTCGACCAGGCCAGCGCCATGGCCGCGCTGGAATCGGCGCGCGACCAGCAGCTCAAGCGCGGTTTCCAGCTGATGTTCGTGCAGGGCGCGGACGCGCCGAAGTAA
- a CDS encoding YceI family protein: MPAAFAFEPQTWALDPVHTRVLFAIDHAGFSKAMGTVSGSTGTLVFDRDDWTRARLDVRVPLERLDLGDAKWNDAVRASNLLDTRRHPDAHFVSTKAEPIDANHAKVCGELTLRGTTKPLCMDVTLNAVKRHPLPPFRRTAGFSATATLSRAEFGMSAWPTVIGDAVELRIEAEAERARDEAGARDDSMSPEPSPVEPAEPDTQSNTQPEPQPEPTP; this comes from the coding sequence ATGCCGGCCGCGTTCGCCTTCGAGCCGCAGACCTGGGCGCTCGACCCGGTGCACACGCGCGTGCTGTTCGCCATCGACCACGCCGGTTTCTCCAAGGCCATGGGCACCGTGTCCGGCAGCACCGGCACGCTGGTGTTCGATCGCGACGACTGGACCCGCGCCCGGCTCGACGTGCGCGTGCCGCTGGAGCGGCTGGACCTCGGCGACGCCAAGTGGAACGACGCGGTGCGGGCAAGCAACCTGCTGGACACCCGGCGCCATCCCGACGCGCATTTCGTCTCCACGAAGGCCGAGCCCATCGACGCCAACCACGCGAAGGTCTGCGGCGAGCTCACCCTGCGCGGCACGACGAAGCCGCTGTGCATGGACGTCACCCTCAACGCGGTGAAGCGCCATCCGCTTCCGCCCTTCCGCCGCACGGCCGGGTTTTCCGCGACGGCCACGCTCAGCCGCGCCGAATTCGGCATGAGCGCCTGGCCGACGGTGATCGGCGATGCGGTCGAACTTCGCATCGAAGCCGAGGCCGAACGCGCGCGCGACGAGGCCGGAGCGAGAGACGATTCGATGTCGCCCGAGCCGTCGCCGGTCGAACCGGCCGAACCCGACACGCAATCCAACACGCAACCCGAGCCACAACCCGAGCCCACGCCATGA
- a CDS encoding ligand-binding sensor domain-containing protein — protein MIRVLWALLLCAVCHAVWSVASAGPAIPRPRQLTVADGLPSNSINGIAEDQSGYLWIATSDGLARYDGITFRIWRASDGLLDNYLWSVHVDAKNRIWVGTSQAGLAVLDTDRRTFRHYDSHNTPGIGSDNVWSVTSTPDGAIWFGTASAGLHRLGPGGHVTRFVPRPDDPHSLPSLEVSQLRTTARGELWIATRDGAARWNGRDFDRIPPTAFASPVINSVGVQPDGALWFGTPRGVGMRTADGRFDAAPFRALGADATVLDILVRDHAGQYWFDTPQGVGIEQNGKLQNVPLFSAASQGMVRPSWTSSLEDREGGVWFGSAGNGLWYVPANWRQFALYSRRLDDPASLGNAAVNGIAASADGRMWLVGTGGVLDRFDPRTGEVEHVARDFSEGYTVYSVLEGRAGYVWMSYHDGLVRLDPRTGQLRRWRAEDEGDPSPTGTSHLAQTPDGLVWSAGQGGEVQARTASGVRIESIVPGDLRGPPAGGTVQQIGAGPNGALWLAWSDGLSQWDYMARRFVAVPGAPSGTILSFAMEGRDKVWIARLGVLEAYRWNGDKLTRVQRLDRLAGMPEVALNGIAVDRDGIVWATTVRGLLRIDPTRRAVRVYSVRDGLSSQEFPGRPVMTRARDRLLVGSPEGLVTFAPPEVHPTIAPPRLLVQSVTVSRADVRTPLDPSQPIVLEPGDRDLRVVARLLSFNDARNHAFRFRLVGYDADWVDVDAGGERVYSQLDPGDYTLQIVARSADNIWSPPQTLAVTAKPPWWQTWIAMTAFVGIALAIGWWSADAYRRRLKRRHAWQLSEREREIAKQSSLAKTRFLATLGHEVRTPMTGVLGMSELLLDTPLDRQQRGHVESIRRAGRHLLRLVNDALDLARIESGRLELADEAFDLRTVVDEATTLMAPLARQNGLAFRVIVDDDAPLGMRGDANRVCQILLNLLANAIKFTERGSVELRVGALSPQGARFEVIDTGPGLSREQQARLFRRFEQADGARTAARYGGSGLGLAISQELTAEMGGSIEVESAPGEGARFIVVLPLPHATPPETSDGAHALLASRGGPLTLLLVEDDPTVAEVICGLLRAQGHRVTHVSHALAALAEAATGTFDAALLDLDLPGMDGLALASQLRLQGFDRALLAITARADADAEPQSMAAGFQGFLRKPVTGAMLAALLESVPRMELA, from the coding sequence ATGATCCGAGTGTTGTGGGCGCTGCTGTTGTGCGCCGTGTGCCATGCCGTCTGGTCGGTCGCGTCGGCGGGTCCGGCGATTCCGCGCCCGCGGCAGCTCACGGTCGCCGACGGCCTGCCGTCCAACAGCATCAACGGCATCGCCGAGGACCAGAGCGGCTACCTGTGGATCGCGACCAGCGACGGCCTGGCGCGTTACGACGGCATCACCTTCCGCATCTGGCGCGCCAGCGACGGCCTGCTCGACAACTACCTGTGGTCGGTCCACGTGGATGCGAAGAACCGCATCTGGGTCGGCACCAGCCAGGCGGGACTGGCGGTGCTGGACACCGATCGCCGCACCTTCCGCCATTACGACTCGCACAACACGCCGGGCATCGGCAGCGACAACGTGTGGTCGGTGACGTCCACGCCCGATGGCGCGATCTGGTTCGGTACCGCGTCGGCGGGGTTGCACCGCCTCGGGCCCGGCGGGCACGTCACGCGATTCGTGCCCAGGCCCGACGATCCGCACAGCCTGCCGAGCCTGGAAGTCAGCCAGCTGCGCACCACCGCCAGGGGCGAGTTGTGGATCGCCACCCGCGACGGCGCCGCGCGCTGGAACGGCCGCGATTTCGACCGCATCCCGCCGACGGCGTTCGCCTCCCCGGTGATCAATTCCGTCGGGGTGCAGCCCGATGGCGCACTGTGGTTCGGCACGCCGCGCGGCGTCGGCATGCGCACCGCGGACGGCCGTTTCGATGCGGCGCCGTTCCGCGCGCTGGGCGCGGATGCGACGGTGCTGGACATCCTCGTGCGCGACCACGCCGGCCAGTACTGGTTCGACACGCCGCAAGGCGTGGGGATCGAACAGAACGGCAAGCTGCAGAACGTCCCGCTGTTCAGCGCGGCCTCGCAGGGGATGGTGCGTCCGTCGTGGACCTCGTCGCTGGAGGATCGCGAGGGCGGCGTGTGGTTCGGAAGCGCGGGCAACGGGCTGTGGTACGTGCCTGCGAACTGGCGCCAGTTCGCGCTGTATTCGCGCCGGCTCGACGATCCGGCCTCGCTCGGCAACGCCGCCGTCAACGGCATCGCGGCCAGTGCCGACGGCCGCATGTGGCTGGTCGGCACCGGCGGCGTGCTGGACCGCTTCGACCCGCGCACCGGCGAGGTCGAGCACGTGGCGCGCGATTTCAGCGAGGGCTACACCGTCTATTCGGTGCTCGAAGGCCGCGCCGGCTACGTCTGGATGAGCTACCACGACGGCCTCGTGCGACTGGATCCGCGCACCGGACAGCTGCGTCGCTGGCGGGCGGAGGACGAGGGCGATCCCAGCCCGACCGGCACCAGCCACCTGGCGCAGACGCCCGACGGCCTGGTCTGGAGCGCGGGGCAGGGCGGCGAAGTGCAGGCGCGCACGGCGAGCGGCGTGCGGATCGAATCGATCGTGCCCGGCGACCTGCGCGGTCCGCCGGCGGGCGGCACGGTGCAGCAGATCGGCGCCGGACCGAACGGCGCGTTGTGGCTCGCGTGGTCCGACGGCCTGTCGCAATGGGATTACATGGCGCGGCGTTTCGTCGCGGTGCCGGGCGCGCCGTCGGGCACCATCCTGAGTTTCGCGATGGAAGGCCGCGACAAGGTGTGGATCGCCCGCCTCGGCGTGCTCGAGGCGTATCGCTGGAACGGCGACAAGCTCACGCGCGTGCAGCGGCTCGACCGCCTCGCCGGCATGCCGGAAGTCGCGCTCAACGGCATCGCGGTGGACCGCGACGGCATCGTCTGGGCGACGACCGTGCGCGGGTTGCTGCGCATCGACCCGACGCGCCGCGCCGTACGCGTGTACAGCGTGCGCGATGGCCTGTCGAGCCAGGAATTCCCCGGCCGCCCGGTGATGACCCGCGCGCGCGACCGGCTGCTCGTCGGTTCGCCCGAAGGCCTGGTGACGTTCGCGCCGCCCGAGGTGCACCCGACCATCGCACCGCCGCGCCTGCTGGTGCAGAGCGTCACCGTGAGCCGCGCCGACGTGCGCACGCCGCTGGATCCCTCGCAGCCGATCGTGCTCGAACCCGGCGATCGCGACCTGCGCGTGGTCGCGCGACTGCTTTCGTTCAACGATGCGCGCAACCACGCGTTCCGGTTCCGCCTCGTCGGCTACGACGCCGACTGGGTCGACGTGGACGCCGGCGGCGAACGCGTGTATTCGCAGCTGGATCCCGGCGACTACACGCTGCAGATCGTCGCGCGTTCGGCGGACAACATCTGGTCGCCGCCGCAGACGCTCGCCGTCACCGCGAAGCCGCCGTGGTGGCAGACGTGGATCGCGATGACGGCCTTCGTCGGCATCGCGCTGGCGATCGGCTGGTGGAGCGCCGACGCGTACCGGCGTCGCCTCAAGCGCCGCCACGCGTGGCAGCTGTCGGAGCGCGAGCGCGAGATCGCCAAGCAGTCCTCGCTCGCCAAGACGCGCTTCCTCGCCACCCTGGGCCACGAAGTGCGCACGCCGATGACCGGCGTGCTGGGCATGAGCGAACTGCTGCTGGATACGCCGCTGGATCGCCAGCAGCGCGGCCACGTCGAATCGATCCGACGCGCCGGTCGCCACCTGTTGCGACTGGTGAACGATGCCTTGGACTTGGCGCGTATCGAATCCGGGCGCCTGGAACTGGCCGACGAGGCCTTCGACCTGCGCACTGTCGTCGACGAAGCCACCACGCTGATGGCGCCGCTGGCGCGGCAGAACGGCCTGGCCTTCCGCGTGATCGTCGACGACGACGCGCCGCTGGGCATGCGCGGCGACGCGAACCGCGTCTGCCAGATCCTGCTGAACCTGCTCGCCAACGCGATCAAGTTCACCGAGCGCGGTTCGGTCGAGCTGCGCGTCGGCGCGCTGTCGCCGCAGGGTGCGCGTTTCGAGGTGATCGACACCGGCCCCGGCCTCAGCCGCGAGCAGCAGGCGCGCCTGTTCCGCCGCTTCGAACAGGCCGACGGCGCGCGCACCGCCGCGCGTTACGGCGGCAGCGGGCTGGGCCTGGCGATCTCGCAGGAACTCACCGCGGAGATGGGCGGCTCGATCGAAGTGGAGAGCGCGCCTGGCGAAGGCGCGCGTTTCATCGTCGTGCTGCCGTTGCCGCACGCGACGCCACCGGAGACGAGCGATGGCGCGCACGCGCTGCTCGCCTCGCGCGGCGGCCCGCTGACGCTGCTGCTGGTGGAAGACGATCCGACGGTGGCGGAGGTGATCTGCGGCCTGCTGCGCGCGCAGGGTCATCGGGTCACCCACGTCTCGCACGCACTGGCCGCGCTGGCCGAAGCGGCGACCGGCACGTTCGACGCCGCGCTGCTCGACCTCGACCTGCCGGGCATGGACGGCCTCGCCTTGGCCTCGCAATTGCGGCTGCAGGGTTTCGATCGCGCGCTGCTGGCGATCACCGCCCGCGCCGACGCCGACGCGGAACCGCAGTCGATGGCGGCGGGTTTCCAGGGCTTCCTGCGCAAACCCGTGACCGGCGCGATGCTGGCCGCGTTACTGGAGAGCGTGCCGAGGATGGAGCTGGCGTAG
- the aac(6') gene encoding aminoglycoside 6'-N-acetyltransferase codes for MSDAVAVRRAAAGDVAAWHALRIALWPDADETLDELRAQLQRDDAATWLAFDADDRAIAFAEAGLRRDYVNGTETSPVGFLEGLYVVEAWRRSGVGRALVAAVEEWTRGQGCSELASDALIDNLQSHAAHAAYGFEETERVVYFRKLLPGAPR; via the coding sequence GTGAGCGACGCGGTCGCGGTGCGTCGCGCGGCGGCAGGCGATGTCGCGGCGTGGCACGCGCTGCGCATCGCGCTGTGGCCGGATGCGGACGAGACGCTGGACGAGCTTCGCGCGCAGTTGCAGCGCGACGACGCGGCGACGTGGCTGGCGTTCGACGCGGACGACCGCGCTATCGCCTTCGCCGAAGCGGGCCTGCGCCGCGATTACGTCAACGGCACCGAAACCTCGCCGGTCGGTTTCCTCGAAGGCCTCTACGTGGTCGAAGCCTGGCGGCGCAGCGGCGTCGGTCGCGCGCTGGTCGCGGCGGTCGAGGAATGGACGCGCGGGCAGGGCTGCAGCGAACTCGCATCGGACGCGCTGATCGACAACCTGCAAAGCCACGCCGCGCACGCGGCGTACGGATTCGAGGAAACCGAGCGCGTGGTGTACTTCCGCAAGCTTCTGCCGGGAGCGCCGCGATGA
- a CDS encoding kinase, translating into MPPRVHPAAGFDAALVAQVLDDALASGVRIYGVCGLQGSGKSTLAKQVAAMARSRGVRVAVLSIDDIYLRRRDRLRLARQVHPLLATRGPPGTHDVALGCDTLDALRAGMPVALPRFDKLADTRLPPSRWRRVGAVDLVLFEGWFLCTPPQDDDALRDPVNAIERDEDADATWRRYCNDALARDYPALWSRIDRLLFLQPPDFATVPQWRWQQEQAMQARRAGSRGLDRAGVERFVALFERVSRQALRTLPGIADRTLRLDAQRRPVGWGSA; encoded by the coding sequence ATGCCGCCCCGTGTGCACCCCGCCGCCGGATTCGACGCAGCGCTGGTGGCGCAGGTGCTGGACGACGCGCTCGCCTCCGGCGTGCGCATATACGGCGTTTGCGGCCTGCAGGGCTCGGGGAAATCGACGCTGGCGAAGCAGGTCGCCGCGATGGCGCGTTCACGCGGCGTGCGCGTCGCGGTGCTGTCCATCGACGACATCTACCTGCGCCGTCGCGATCGCCTGCGCCTGGCGCGACAGGTCCATCCGCTGCTCGCCACACGCGGGCCACCGGGCACGCACGACGTAGCGCTCGGCTGCGACACGCTCGACGCCCTGCGTGCGGGCATGCCGGTCGCGTTGCCGCGGTTCGACAAACTCGCCGACACGCGCTTGCCGCCGTCGCGCTGGCGACGTGTGGGGGCCGTGGATCTGGTGCTGTTCGAAGGCTGGTTCCTGTGCACGCCGCCGCAGGACGACGACGCCCTGCGCGATCCGGTCAACGCGATCGAACGCGACGAAGACGCCGACGCGACGTGGCGCCGCTATTGCAACGACGCGCTCGCACGCGACTACCCCGCGCTGTGGTCGCGCATCGACCGGTTGCTGTTCCTGCAACCGCCGGACTTCGCCACGGTGCCGCAATGGCGATGGCAACAGGAGCAGGCCATGCAGGCGCGTCGCGCGGGATCGCGCGGCCTGGACCGTGCCGGCGTCGAGCGTTTCGTGGCCCTGTTCGAACGCGTGAGCCGACAGGCGCTGCGCACGCTGCCGGGCATCGCCGACCGGACCCTCCGGCTGGACGCGCAGCGGCGTCCCGTGGGCTGGGGCAGCGCTTAG
- the hemE gene encoding uroporphyrinogen decarboxylase, which produces MTATPPKNDRFLRALRREPVDRTPVWLMRQAGRYLPEYRATRAAAGSFLGMAKNPELACEVTLQPLRRFPLDAAILFSDILTVPDAMGLGLYFVEGEGPKFERPVRTHEDIARLAVPDMDRELRYVTDAVRTIRRELDNAVPLIGFSGSPWTLACYMIEGGGSENFSKVKALALNDPAAMHQLLEVVSDAVIAYLDAQRQAGAQALQVFDTWGGVLSPSMYREFSLRYLKKIAQALPRGDEKTPLILFGKGNGAYLEELADTGAEGVGIDWTVGLGDAARRTGGKVALQGNLDPVTLYAQPEAIRREVGRALDDYAHGNGGSREGHIFNLGHGMSPDMSPDHVAALVSAVHELSAR; this is translated from the coding sequence ATGACCGCCACGCCCCCGAAGAACGACCGTTTCCTGCGCGCCCTGCGGCGCGAGCCCGTCGACCGCACGCCCGTGTGGCTGATGCGCCAGGCCGGTCGCTACCTGCCGGAATATCGCGCCACGCGCGCCGCCGCCGGCAGCTTCCTGGGCATGGCGAAGAATCCGGAGCTGGCCTGCGAGGTGACGCTCCAGCCGCTGCGCCGGTTCCCGCTGGACGCGGCGATCCTGTTCTCCGACATCCTCACCGTGCCCGACGCGATGGGCCTGGGGCTGTACTTCGTCGAAGGCGAAGGCCCGAAGTTCGAGCGCCCCGTGCGCACGCACGAGGACATCGCCCGGCTCGCCGTGCCCGACATGGACCGCGAGCTGCGTTACGTCACCGACGCGGTGCGCACGATCCGTCGCGAGCTCGACAACGCGGTGCCGCTGATCGGTTTCTCCGGCAGCCCGTGGACGCTGGCCTGCTACATGATCGAAGGCGGCGGCAGCGAGAACTTCTCGAAGGTGAAGGCGCTGGCGCTCAACGACCCGGCGGCGATGCACCAGCTGCTGGAGGTGGTGAGCGACGCGGTCATCGCCTACCTCGACGCGCAGCGCCAGGCCGGCGCGCAGGCGTTGCAGGTGTTCGACACCTGGGGCGGCGTGCTGTCGCCGTCGATGTACCGCGAGTTCTCGCTGCGTTACCTGAAGAAGATCGCGCAGGCGCTTCCGCGCGGCGACGAGAAGACCCCGCTGATCCTGTTCGGCAAGGGCAATGGCGCGTACCTGGAAGAACTGGCCGATACGGGCGCCGAAGGCGTCGGCATCGACTGGACCGTCGGCCTGGGCGATGCCGCCCGTCGCACCGGCGGCAAGGTCGCGCTGCAGGGCAACCTCGATCCGGTGACGCTGTATGCGCAGCCGGAGGCGATCCGTCGCGAAGTCGGTCGCGCGCTCGACGATTACGCGCACGGCAACGGCGGCTCGCGCGAGGGGCACATCTTCAACCTGGGCCACGGCATGTCGCCGGACATGAGCCCGGACCATGTCGCCGCGCTGGTGTCGGCGGTGCACGAGTTGAGTGCGCGGTAG
- a CDS encoding DUF4426 domain-containing protein — protein sequence MRHVLALSLSASLALAACGGSSAPPAPPSPPSGASATQEAVSRIGDVTIRASAIPTSSLSEQVARQYGIARGDDTVMLLIGVRRGDSAQETALPAQIIATATDLRGRKHVIDMRELRSGEGAAALLDYVGTVDVSPPDTLRFDVQIVREGGATSQMQFSRDVYPR from the coding sequence ATGCGCCACGTCCTCGCCTTGTCCCTGTCCGCCAGCCTCGCGCTCGCCGCCTGCGGCGGCAGCAGTGCACCGCCCGCGCCGCCTTCGCCGCCGTCGGGCGCGTCCGCAACGCAGGAGGCGGTCAGCCGCATCGGCGACGTCACGATCCGCGCTTCCGCGATCCCGACCTCCAGCCTGAGCGAACAGGTCGCGCGCCAGTACGGCATCGCGCGCGGCGACGACACCGTGATGCTGCTCATCGGCGTGCGCCGTGGCGACAGCGCGCAGGAAACCGCATTGCCGGCGCAGATCATCGCCACCGCGACCGACCTGCGCGGCCGCAAGCACGTCATCGACATGCGCGAACTGCGCAGCGGCGAAGGCGCGGCGGCGTTGCTCGATTACGTCGGCACGGTGGACGTGTCCCCGCCCGACACGTTGCGCTTCGACGTGCAGATCGTCCGCGAAGGCGGCGCGACCTCGCAGATGCAGTTCAGCCGGGATGTTTATCCGCGGTGA
- a CDS encoding cobalamin-binding protein — translation MTHGPRRIVCLTEEPTETLYALGEQDRIVGISGFTVRPAIARKEKPKVSAFTSAKIGEILKLKPDFVIGFSDIQAEIAGELIRHGVEVWISNHRSVDGIIDYVRRLGALVGAADRANAYADGLARGLDDIAARAATLPQRPKVYFEEWDEPLISGIQWVAELVRIAGGDDIFPERAAESLAKQRILEDPFEVVRRAPDIVLGSWCGKKFRPEKVAARAGWDAIPAVRDGELHEIKSPIILQPGPAALTDGVGEMAKVIREWAGRR, via the coding sequence ATGACGCATGGTCCGCGCCGCATCGTCTGCCTCACCGAGGAGCCGACCGAAACGCTTTACGCGCTGGGCGAACAGGACCGCATCGTCGGCATCAGCGGTTTCACCGTGCGCCCGGCGATCGCGCGGAAGGAAAAGCCGAAAGTCAGCGCGTTCACCAGCGCGAAGATCGGCGAGATCCTCAAGCTCAAGCCCGACTTCGTCATCGGGTTTTCCGACATCCAGGCGGAGATCGCCGGCGAGCTGATCCGCCACGGCGTCGAGGTGTGGATCAGCAACCACCGCAGCGTGGACGGCATCATCGACTACGTGCGCCGCCTCGGCGCGCTGGTCGGCGCGGCCGATCGCGCGAACGCGTACGCGGATGGACTCGCGCGCGGGCTCGACGACATCGCCGCGCGGGCCGCGACGTTGCCGCAGCGCCCGAAGGTGTATTTCGAGGAATGGGACGAGCCGCTGATCAGCGGCATCCAGTGGGTCGCCGAACTGGTGCGCATCGCCGGCGGCGACGACATCTTCCCCGAGCGCGCGGCCGAATCGCTGGCGAAGCAACGCATTCTGGAAGACCCGTTCGAAGTGGTGCGACGCGCGCCGGACATCGTCCTGGGGTCGTGGTGCGGCAAGAAGTTCCGCCCGGAAAAGGTCGCCGCCCGCGCGGGCTGGGACGCGATTCCCGCCGTGCGCGACGGCGAGCTGCACGAGATCAAGTCGCCGATCATCCTGCAACCGGGCCCGGCAGCGCTGACGGATGGGGTGGGGGAGATGGCGAAGGTGATACGGGAGTGGGCCGGGCGGCGGTGA
- the pdxH gene encoding pyridoxamine 5'-phosphate oxidase translates to MDTPDLLKEALATFDVLFDEAQRAGEPDRTAMTVATASLDARPSARTVLLKAHDARGFVFYTHLDGRKGRELQANPHAALLFHWPRVRDGVQVRIEGPVEIVSDEEADAYFASRPRGSQLGAWASKQSETLEAREQFEERLAQADREFEGRDVPRPPRWTGLRVKPDTIEFWYGANFRLHERQAYERDVAGDWHRRMLFP, encoded by the coding sequence ATGGACACGCCCGACCTGCTCAAAGAAGCCCTCGCCACGTTCGACGTGCTGTTCGACGAAGCGCAACGTGCCGGCGAGCCCGACCGGACCGCGATGACGGTTGCCACCGCCAGCCTCGACGCGCGACCGTCCGCGCGCACGGTGCTGCTCAAGGCGCACGACGCGCGCGGGTTCGTGTTCTACACGCACCTGGACGGACGCAAGGGCCGCGAACTGCAGGCCAATCCGCATGCGGCGCTGCTGTTCCACTGGCCGCGCGTGCGCGACGGCGTGCAGGTGCGCATCGAAGGGCCGGTCGAGATCGTGAGCGACGAGGAAGCCGACGCGTATTTCGCGTCGCGTCCGCGTGGCAGCCAGCTCGGCGCGTGGGCGTCGAAACAGTCCGAAACGCTGGAAGCGCGCGAGCAGTTCGAGGAGCGTCTGGCGCAGGCCGATCGCGAATTCGAAGGCCGCGACGTGCCGCGTCCGCCGCGCTGGACGGGACTTCGCGTGAAGCCGGACACCATCGAATTCTGGTACGGCGCGAATTTCCGTCTGCACGAACGCCAGGCCTACGAGCGCGACGTCGCCGGCGACTGGCATCGCCGGATGCTGTTCCCGTGA
- the aroB gene encoding 3-dehydroquinate synthase, with the protein MSTMRTVKVDGEARYDICIGPNLLGDSTLLAHALRGRHALIVSDGNVAPLYADRVEATLRAARPALTIASFVIPPGEQEKTLARFCQALDALAQLCATRDATVIALGGGVVGDLAGFAAACWMRGIDVVQLPTTLLAMVDSSVGGKTAVDLPAGKNLVGAFHPPRAVIADTTTLRTLPGRELRAGLAEVVKYGAIFDAEFLTWLEHHADALLAGDDAALSEAIARSCEYKAEVVSRDPYEHGERALLNFGHTFGHAIEAEQGYAGAGSAALNHGEAVAVGMVLAARLSAALGHAPAADTHRLQALLQRFGLPTVIPAGLEPEALLARMRLDKKAEAAGLRFVLWERAGLAKIVSGVPDDRVLDVLRGR; encoded by the coding sequence ATGAGCACCATGCGCACGGTCAAGGTCGATGGCGAGGCGCGCTACGACATCTGCATCGGACCGAACCTGCTGGGCGATTCGACGCTGCTCGCGCACGCGCTGCGCGGACGGCACGCGTTGATCGTCAGCGACGGCAACGTTGCGCCGCTGTACGCCGATCGTGTCGAAGCCACGCTGCGCGCGGCGCGCCCGGCGCTGACGATCGCCTCCTTCGTGATCCCGCCGGGCGAACAGGAAAAGACGCTCGCCCGTTTCTGCCAGGCGCTGGACGCGCTCGCGCAGCTGTGCGCCACACGCGATGCGACGGTGATCGCGCTCGGCGGTGGCGTGGTCGGCGATCTGGCCGGTTTCGCCGCGGCGTGCTGGATGCGCGGCATCGACGTCGTGCAATTGCCGACGACCTTGCTGGCGATGGTGGATTCCTCCGTCGGCGGCAAGACCGCGGTGGACCTGCCCGCGGGCAAGAACCTCGTCGGCGCATTCCATCCGCCGCGCGCGGTGATCGCCGACACCACCACCCTTCGCACGCTGCCCGGGCGCGAGCTGCGCGCGGGCCTGGCCGAAGTGGTGAAGTACGGCGCGATCTTCGACGCCGAATTCCTCACCTGGCTGGAACACCACGCCGACGCGCTGCTCGCCGGCGACGACGCGGCGCTGTCGGAGGCCATCGCGCGTTCGTGCGAGTACAAGGCCGAGGTGGTTTCGCGCGATCCCTACGAGCACGGCGAGCGTGCGCTGCTGAACTTCGGCCACACCTTCGGCCACGCGATCGAGGCCGAACAGGGCTATGCCGGCGCCGGCAGCGCCGCGCTCAACCACGGCGAGGCGGTCGCGGTCGGCATGGTGCTGGCGGCGCGGCTGTCGGCGGCGCTGGGCCACGCGCCCGCCGCGGACACGCACCGGTTGCAGGCACTGCTGCAGCGGTTCGGACTTCCCACCGTGATCCCGGCGGGCCTGGAACCCGAAGCGCTGCTGGCGCGCATGCGGCTGGACAAGAAGGCCGAGGCGGCGGGGCTGCGCTTCGTGCTGTGGGAGCGCGCGGGGCTGGCAAAGATCGTGTCCGGCGTGCCGGACGACCGCGTCCTGGACGTGCTGCGCGGCCGCTGA
- the proC gene encoding pyrroline-5-carboxylate reductase: protein MNDSASRTPTVAFIGGGNMARSLIGGLVARGRPADAIRVAEPVAALRDGLQQDFGVTCAEHATAAAEGADVWVLAVKPQVMREVSAALVPLAQARRPLVVSIAAGITTAQLERWLGGDLPVVRAMPNTPALLGAGITGLFANARTSDAQRADADALLDAVGPTVWIDDEATMDAVTAVSGSGPAYVFLLAEAMQAAGVAQGLSPDAARALVQQTLLGAATMLVKQAEPADVLRARVTSPGGTTQAAIETFEAGGFRELVGRAIAAATQRGRQLSAAND from the coding sequence TCCCGTACCCCGACCGTCGCCTTCATCGGCGGCGGCAACATGGCCCGCAGCCTGATCGGCGGCCTCGTCGCGCGCGGCCGACCCGCCGACGCGATCCGCGTCGCCGAACCCGTCGCCGCACTGCGCGACGGCCTGCAGCAGGACTTCGGCGTGACCTGCGCCGAGCACGCCACCGCCGCGGCCGAAGGCGCCGACGTGTGGGTGCTGGCGGTCAAGCCGCAGGTGATGCGCGAGGTCAGCGCCGCACTGGTCCCGCTCGCGCAGGCAAGGCGCCCGCTGGTGGTGTCGATCGCCGCCGGCATCACCACCGCGCAGCTGGAGCGCTGGCTCGGCGGCGACCTGCCCGTCGTGCGCGCGATGCCGAACACGCCCGCGCTGCTCGGCGCCGGCATCACCGGCCTGTTCGCCAACGCGCGCACGTCCGACGCGCAGCGCGCCGATGCGGACGCGCTGCTCGACGCGGTCGGCCCGACGGTGTGGATCGATGACGAGGCCACGATGGACGCGGTCACCGCCGTTTCGGGCAGCGGCCCGGCCTACGTGTTCCTGCTCGCCGAGGCGATGCAGGCGGCGGGCGTCGCGCAGGGCCTGTCGCCCGACGCCGCGCGCGCGCTCGTGCAGCAGACGCTGCTCGGCGCGGCGACGATGCTGGTCAAGCAGGCCGAACCCGCCGACGTGCTGCGCGCCCGCGTCACTTCGCCCGGCGGCACCACGCAGGCAGCGATCGAAACCTTCGAAGCGGGCGGTTTCCGCGAACTCGTCGGCCGCGCGATCGCCGCGGCGACGCAGCGCGGCCGCCAGCTGTCCGCCGCGAACGACTGA